The genomic DNA AGAAGTGAAACGGAACAAATATTTTGGCATTTTTTAGCAGTGCTACCTAATGAGACAAAGCACATCCTCAATCAATTCGTTCGCTGTCGCTCTGACACGGCATGAAAAATGAGGAAAGCTGTACAAAAAGAGGGCTTTTGGAACACTTCAAATCTTCCCTCTGTGCTGTTTGCTGCAGCtaaaagctgctgcagcagaacacTTTACCAAAGTGCCCCATAGCAGTGAAAATGCAAGTGCCATCACAAACATATATATGCAGAGAGGAACcgcctgaggttcaacaaggacaagtgcagagtcctgcagctcaggaggaacaaccccctgcaccaggacaggctggggattgacctgctggagagcagctccaggagagagacctgggagtgctggttgataataaactgaatgtgagcagcaatgtgccctcgtgggcaagaagccaatggcatcctggggacatcaagaagagtatgggcAGCAgcttgagggaggttctgctccccctctactctgtcctagtgaggcctcatctggagtccttcTCATGTGGGTTAGAAATCAGTAGGATAGTGTCATGTGCATCACATGTCATTCCCCAGGGTCTGTGAGTCTGGACTGTTGCACAGCCCAGATTGTCTTCAGCTGCTGCCGTTAACCTATTCTCAGAGCACCTTTGCAGGATTTGAGTGGCTCCCAGCCTCCTAATCCAGTTGCCCCTCCTGTGGGTGTGTGTTAGGCAGTTTCTTGGAAGGAAGCAGGTGCTTTTCTGGTTTGTATGGCATTGCCAGCTCTTCTCTAGAGAACCAGGTAATTAATTTAGGGAGATTAGATCTCAGCAGATTCTTGAGAGACTCTAAAATTTTGCACTACTTTCTCAAGAGCATTTGTAGATGTTATTTATACCCAAAAAAGTGTCAGAAACTTCAtcaggagaagagaaaattgCTAGTGAGATGTCCCTACACCACCATCTGTTGCAGGGGCCATATGGGAAGCCCACAAAGGCACAACAAAGGAATTGAGGGATGTTGTGACAGCAGGAATCCAAAATTATTATTACAGCTTTTTGGGTTTTCCTCAATATTTAGGAGCTGCCAGAGAATTCGTGAGCTGAAATCTGCATCTTTGATATACTCAGTGCTCTGGATATGAACAGCACAGGAACTAACGTGGATGAAGAGCCAAACAAAGTGCCAACTTTTTGACAAAGCCACTGCGTAGCACATTTGAATTGCTGATAGTGAAAGAGGGCTGTAAAGCTGATGAGTTGAAGGACCCTTTCCATGTACTGTATGGATAAGATCAGCCTTTTAAAATTGCCttgtttttaatcttaaatTTTAAGAGCAGTTCTCTGCCATTAATTTTCTTGCTGCGTAAAACTGTCTCAGGAATTCTTCATCTTAGTGCCATGTAAAAAGAAGATGTTAGGGACAGGGACATGACTGATGATGGTATTTAAACAGGGTATAGAAAGCATCATGGCAATTTAAGCAAGGAAATGAAGAGCCATGGGAATAGGAGCCTAATTCACCCTCTTTGCATTGGGGTCAGACCCAGTATTCATCAGATCACTAGGGAAATGTCCCAGGCTTGCCACTGCCTGAGAAGACAAGTAAATCCCAGCCCCACTGAGGGCCAAGTGTGGGacttcagttctgtttctaaAAAAGAGAGTGATTGGGCCAATTTTGAGTGCCACGGTTAACGTGTCAAAGGTGGCAGAAAGTTACTACAATGAGAGAAGATGCCTGAATAAAGAAACACAGCCAGTCTGACACCCAGAGGTTATGCAGCATCATGCTTTTATTTCACAAGATTCAGTTCCATTTTGGTAAACCAGCTTTTTGAAAACGCGCCTTAGGACCTGGTGCAAGCACCAGAGTCTGCTCctggctgcctcctgctccctcccgCAGCTGAGGGCTGACCACGAAGCACCGGCTGAATCCTCAATGCTCGGAAAAGGGGGGTTCTGAGTAGCCCAAGAAGGTGGATTATGCATCTCTCTCCGTTACTTTGGGAAGTTTCAGGTGTATTTTTGCCTAAGGACAATACTTAGGGGAGTTTTACATGGATCAAAAAGCTCTAATGCTCTTTTAGACAAACCTCTGTAGAATTCATGACTAAGTACTAGATAATACTGATTCAGTggtaaaataaatcttttaatGTGATTCCAAGAAACCTACTGCTAGTGTTCACGTCTGATTAAGCTCCATAAGTCAAGCTCTGCAATCTATACCAAATCAGCTGCTATCAGTAGTGATTTCCAAAGGAGTTTTGACCATGCAGGGACTGCAGGAGTTGGCCTGATTAAACCATAGTGAGTTTCAGTACGTAATTCGAAGAGGCTAATTACAAACCTGAAGTCTGACGATGTGAAATCCCTTCCCTGCGCTGCTCCTGTCGGGGTTTGGGCAATGGTTTCTGTCAACCACCACCCACCTGAGCAAAGGACGCGCTCGGGGCTGAGAGTTCAAACTAACCCACACGTTGTAAATATAAATGTTGTTGTTAGAAGATCACAAAGGATCACAAAGGACCACCAAAGACCACAAAGCCTAGCAACTAAACCAATATGCTGAACTAAGGCTCATTTCTCTCCCAAGCAGAGGGAAAGGCATCTTTCTCGCTGacgtagaatcatagagtcatttgggttggaagagaacttaaagatcatctagttccaaccctcTTGCCGTGTGgggtttgccttttccatcTATAGCACAATCTCAAAAGCATCAGGGTAGAGCAGAAAGCCCGTGAAGACGCTGTCGTCCTCAGCACTGACGTACACCCCGTTCCAGTCCCGCGCCACCTCCAGCCACACCTGATCCCCTGCGCTCAGCTTCAGGATGGTCAGGAAGGACGCCTGATCGATCTCCTGCCCGTAGAGAGTCTCCCGGGCTTTGGCCACCTTCCTGCTGCGGGCCACGAGGCTGACACGGGCCGGGCGGCCTCTCACCGTCAGGTGGTAGGCGAAGACGTAGGCCCCGGGCACGCTGCAGTTGAATTTCCCGGTGGCAGGGTTGTAATCTGCCTGGTCGTTGTACAGGATCTTGTCGAATCTAATGGGGACGTTGGGTGGAGGGAAGGGCTTGGACAGGCCGGCGCTGAAGGCTGACCGCAGGAGCTTGGCGGTGTCTCCTCGGGCGCCCTTGGCCCCACGGGAGCCTTTCTTTCCCGGAGCCCCTCGGCCTCCCTTGCTGCCGGCAGCCCCCTTGGGTCCGGAAGGTCCCGTCACGCCGGCGGGTCCCAGGTCCCCTTTTTCACCCTTAATTCCTCGCTCTCCCCTTTCTCCCTGTTTTCCATCCACGCCTCGAATACCCTCAAGTCCCATCTCCCCTTTGttccccttttctccctttGTCCCCGCTTCCCCCCTTTCTCCCTTCGCACCTCTCCCCCCTGGCTCCCCACAGTATCCCTTGTCCCCCGTgtctcctttttcccctttggcaCCCTGTCCTCCATCCCCTCCCGGCTCTCCAGCATCCCCTCTGTCTCCTTTATCTCCTTTGGTCCCATTCTCGCAAGTATCCCCTTTGGACCCTTTTTGTCCCTTCAGTCCCGGGAAGCCATAGCTGCCCTTACTGCCTTTCACTCCAGCGTCACCTAGGAGAAGGGAGAAgtggagaaaaagcagaaacattcaAACTGGATTGTTTTGGAGATGGATGGGCATTGGCAACAGCAAAGGGAAAGGTCAGTGCAATATTTCTGGGTTTCCCAGCCCATGGGACGTACCTTGTAGCCCAGGTTTGCCTGGATAACCGGGATTGCCACTCACTCCTCGCTCTCCTTGCTCCCCTTTGCCTCCTAGGACATTTCACCGTTAGTATACTGTTGGTGGTGgtgtctgcagcacagcagtcaATACACAGAAGATGACTGGCACCATTTTGCATGCATCCCTCACTTCATTAAGAAACCAGACATGAACATCATGTGTTTTCAAGAAATGAAACCACGTCTGAATCTCACAGCACCGAGCACCAGGCAACAGCATCTCACTTGAATGTTGGATTTCTGACTCCAACCAGTGCCTCACTGGgaggctgttgctgctgtttaaTGGTGAGATGGAGATGACAGCTCTGCATTTCTCACCTCAGGATTGACAAGTCTTGTTTGAAGAGTGAATCAAACCCTAAGAGACTGCACTGAAGGAATTGTGTGGCCTGATGTTGCTGGTATCCCCCATAATCAGCTTTGCTTTGTCTTTCTCCACAACCAAAGGGAGAAGCAGGACCCTACCAGTggtgtgtggcagcaggacaGAGCCTGAAATGAAGGGCAGGGTTTCCTTTTGGTTACTGCTGATGGATAATAATTGCTCTCCATcacagctgaaatatttttccctgAGCTACTTATATTGAAACGCAGCTTCTACATTTGCACATAGCTTCCATGATGGTTTTCTCCTACTCGTATCCCTAATCCAAAGCAAACTGAACTCAGTTTTTAAACTACTATTCCCACCAAGGAGTTTTGAGTGAGAGCATTTAAGAGCAGCTGTCTGTGCGCACACTGCCACCATCTGAGTTATTGTCTCTGCACTGATGCCAGCTAAATCTCTCAAGGTGTCAATCCAGAGCAGTACACTcgatttcctttgaaaaatagTTTGTCCTATAGTTTAGTGGCATTCAATGAGGACAATAGCACCTGTTTTCAAAATGAACAGTTAGTCTGCTTTACCTCTTTCTCCTTTAGAACCCTTTGGACCTGGAGGACCTGGGGTTCCTGGCAGACCTTGCAGACcagcatctcccttctcccctttGGGACCTGTAATGTCATCACATCAACACAATTATCTTAGGAACTCCAAGGTTTACACAGCTCCCCAGTCTCTgcctttcagctgctgcaaTCCTCAAACCTCACAATTTTCTATTTCACTCTCGACTGTAGTTAAAGCCTTTTTAAAACCAACTTTCAGCCACCTCAGAGCCACAGGAGCTCAGACATTCATAAAACATCAGAAGTAATTTGTCTTTAATATTGGAATGCATCTAAGGAGCTCTCATAACTTTATATGTGTCCCCCTCCTTAAAAAGAATTCAGTGTGCAAATATACAAGTGGAACCCAGCAGAAAGCTCCTTGCTGCACAAGGGATGGGTTGAAAGCCAAGCATGTTGGCTTcaatctattttctttttgatccACTTGGGAATCCCAAGACTCTCAGTGCACGTCTGGGAGCAGACCATGGCAGCTTCAATCATCTCAACACAACCCATTGGACACAAGGATTTTTCCATCAACCCTCCAGAGACACATGAGCTCAAACTCCCTCTGCAGCACTATAACTTCCATTAGCCAATCCCTCCTGAGCTGTGGGCAGTGAAAAGCTCTCGAGTACgtgtattaaaagaaaattacttgaCAGTTTTAGCACCTTTCCTCAGGTGAATAGTTTCTATCTCCAACGTTAGTGCTGTTAAAGTGAACATTTGCAGTATTCATTACAGCAGCACTGGAATTAGGTGCTCTGTAGATATGTATTTTAGCAGCAGATAAAAGATACACAGCACGTCTGATCAAATATTGAGGTGCTCTATGCAGAGCTGCCTCTTGTGAGAGCAAGGATTTCTTTTACAGTTTGAACCCCAAAGTTATTGTTTGTATTTAACTCTCTCTtttccaaggagaaaaaaaaaaaaaaagcaatccaaGAGGAAGAAGCTTTTTTCCTAACCCTCCAGCAAAGGTGCAAAATTGCTTGCAGGTGCTTTTGAGGGTCATAAAGCCACGGTTGAAGTGAATGTGAATCTGTGGCTCCCAGGGGACCAGACACAGGGACAGAGAATGGAGGAGCACAGCAGCTCCACACCAGTGCCATATGGACAAAGCTCCTTTTGGGAGCTTCCCCACTCATGTCGGTGTTTGACAACTGCTGGGATGTGGCTAACGTGCACTTTTTTCACTCTGCCTTTACACGAGGTGTAATGACACTTGCaacctcatttcttcaaggaagagcaggagactccacgacAGGGTTGATGAGGTTTAGCTGAGAGCAGCGATACCATACCTGGGGGTCCCTGCTCCCCCGGctgcccccgcagccccgcggcAGACGGGCAGCAGTCGCAGCAGTTGAAGAAGAAATCGGCCGAGTCGAGTGTGTAGTTCTCGAAGGGGAAGAGCGTGGTGGCCCCTCGGGCTGCAGGGCTCAGGGTGGGTAACTCAGCTTTGGCCGGTGCTGCCGGGAACGGGCCCTTCCCAGcgagaggggtgaggggagggtgAGAAGCGCCGCTGGCCACCGGCTGGAAGGGCTTTGGCTTCGTGTACTTCACGACTGGAGTCACCTTCAGTCCCGCGTGCACAGCAGTAACAACCAGCATCACCAACGCTGAGACAGGCCCCGGGGAGCTCCACATGTTGGCAGCTATAGGGTAAGACAGAGGCAATACAAAACAGCTGCACGGCACCCCTTCAATTCACACGTTCACAAAGCCAGAAGATTTGTGTGAGTAGTGCCAGGCACATGTGGGAATCTGCCTGGACAACTATGTTACAAAGTCTCCCTTTTATGGGGAAAGTAAACCCATAAAACCTCCTGCCTGCTCACTCCTGTTGACCATCACCCTACAGGGCACTTGTTTTTTGGCTTCTCCTGGTAGCTGTGCCTAGAAGGGCTCCTGTGGGTAACAGCAGAAGCTCAAGTGACTGCCTGAGAGTTACATCATCACTGGGACACACGACACTTCTGAGTAGGAATAATCGGATATTTTTTGATTAGGAATAATTCGATATTGATTTCAGAGTCCAACACAACAGCATGTTATAAAAAGCTTTGCTCTAAAAGAATAAATGGAGACAAAATGAAACATCAAGTGTTCTGAAATTTTTAGAGAACCATAGAgaggtttcagctggaagagacctttaagatcactgagttcagcctttgtcccagcaccatcaaccactagaccatttcccctaaacacctccagggacagttcTTCATTACTGAGAGATTTTCTGGACTTGCCTATTCTTGTACTTTTTTAGAGTGTTGTTTATTCTTTctgggaaaaaagaataaagtaaGAAGCACACATTTTTCCTATAGGACAGACAACCCCTCTCAGATGACTTGTCATATAAAgcatctttgtttcttttttaaaccagTGTACTGACCTgtaaatacaaacagaaaatactcCTTTTCTTGCTGAAGCTGTAATCTAACCTTCCTTAGCAACTAAAGCACTTCATTACATGAAAAAGTCACCAGGAGAAACACTGGTGTTTGCCTTccagaggggaaaaggaggtcTGACCCAGTCAGGTATTTGGTGGCTGCATTATCATTTTTCCGTCTTCATTAATTCAGTTTTAGAGGAAAGgttcattattttttctattttcacacaaaaccaaatcatTTCATGCAAAATTAAATCTGGACAAAATCCCCAGTGATCACTGTTGTccattgctgctgctcagcccatTCATCCCATCGGCTCCCATAAAGGACAAATAATCCCTTCTCTATGTGTACATCACATTAGGACAAGGTACCAGGCTCTGACGTTTGTCATAAGCTCATATTTGCTCCCAACTAGTCCCTGCCAACCTTACCATGAAGAGTTTAACTCTGGCAGCACAGGTAGGCAGAGAGGAGCCAGACCttacagccagcagcagggaagcagctgcagagaaagaggGTCATCTGCcatctgggaagagaaaaaaaaagcactaaatTCTCCTTTTGAAGGACACATTAGTGCAGGAGTGGTCTGCTACTGCTGGAGATAACAAAATCATCATTTCCACTTGCCTAAAGCCAGTAGCAGAAAGAAACTGTGACTTAGAACCGAGTAACTTCATGGGGAAATGACAAATCAGTTTTCAAATCAAAACCGTTTCCACGTTTTACTGTCACAAACCACTTCTGCAACAAGTTCTATAAGCAGATAGTCTCCAGTAATGTACTCTCCAGACTGATGGATTGCCCTCCAACACTGGAAGAATATAATTAATTACAGAGCCATACCTTACCAGTTTGTTTAGAAGATCAATTGCTCAGAGCAAGGAATTGTTACACAGATTTTCAATATAACAGGCAAGGCTGTTCCTAAAACAGTTACTTCTAACTAAAACTgagat from Colius striatus isolate bColStr4 chromosome 12, bColStr4.1.hap1, whole genome shotgun sequence includes the following:
- the OTOL1 gene encoding otolin-1, yielding MWSSPGPVSALVMLVVTAVHAGLKVTPVVKYTKPKPFQPVASGASHPPLTPLAGKGPFPAAPAKAELPTLSPAARGATTLFPFENYTLDSADFFFNCCDCCPSAAGLRGQPGEQGPPGPKGEKGDAGLQGLPGTPGPPGPKGSKGERGGKGEQGERGVSGNPGYPGKPGLQGDAGVKGSKGSYGFPGLKGQKGSKGDTCENGTKGDKGDRGDAGEPGGDGGQGAKGEKGDTGDKGYCGEPGGRGAKGERGEAGTKGEKGNKGEMGLEGIRGVDGKQGERGERGIKGEKGDLGPAGVTGPSGPKGAAGSKGGRGAPGKKGSRGAKGARGDTAKLLRSAFSAGLSKPFPPPNVPIRFDKILYNDQADYNPATGKFNCSVPGAYVFAYHLTVRGRPARVSLVARSRKVAKARETLYGQEIDQASFLTILKLSAGDQVWLEVARDWNGVYVSAEDDSVFTGFLLYPDAFEIVL